The Achromobacter pestifer genome includes a region encoding these proteins:
- the siaB gene encoding biofilm regulation protein kinase SiaB, translating to MNASDLYALGERFNQNRTLLCFNGPTSRSLIEEIGNALKNYLNAEHARPAEAMDVFSVYIEMIQNIRQYAALHDDVDASATVVIGRRDESRYVVSAGNLVKAEDGQSLVARIQELAALDKAALKAEYKAQLHKPRAQGVASGAGLGLIDIARRAGAPLEASLTPAATPGQAFFSLSVVI from the coding sequence ATGAATGCCTCCGATCTTTACGCATTGGGCGAACGGTTCAATCAGAATCGCACTCTGTTGTGCTTCAACGGACCGACTTCTCGCAGCCTGATCGAGGAAATCGGCAATGCGCTCAAGAACTACCTGAACGCGGAGCACGCGCGGCCGGCCGAGGCCATGGATGTTTTCTCGGTCTACATCGAGATGATCCAGAACATCCGCCAGTACGCCGCGCTGCATGACGACGTGGACGCCTCGGCCACCGTGGTGATCGGCCGCCGCGATGAAAGCCGCTACGTGGTGTCCGCGGGCAATCTGGTCAAGGCGGAGGACGGCCAGTCGCTGGTCGCCCGCATCCAGGAACTGGCGGCGCTGGACAAGGCGGCGCTGAAGGCCGAGTACAAGGCGCAGCTGCACAAGCCGCGCGCCCAGGGCGTCGCTTCCGGCGCGGGCCTGGGCCTGATCGATATCGCCCGCCGGGCCGGCGCGCCGCTGGAAGCCAGCCTGACGCCCGCCGCGACGCCCGGGCAGGCGTTCTTCAGCCTGAGCGTCGTGATCTGA
- a CDS encoding sensor domain-containing protein yields MLDSYPGVTDERPQGAAWHPGTYLASMDRALLLFDFNPAGSLLNANANFLALVGHAREEALALRHDMLCDSMDEGKGIVGGEQVWARLLGGKHFTGTCRYRKKDGSFVWIEATYMPIADDAGEVVRISVISRKSIADADRQEEVRLLLLGINETGNAVAVSGKDGRIVYVNDGFQRMLGFARGDAVNQELGELLAGGRPDGGTREELDRRIACREGYHKDVLVYDRAGRPLWVSVMANSVFDERGALVNIVDVLTDITPTKVHEVLQRRVLQAMVNEASVVEVMNMVCREVERLAPEVAASVLRVDDAGLLRPLAAPSLPQAYADALDGVAIGPQAGACGTSAFLGRPVIVPDISTDPLWDDYRHLPLPDDVKACWSSPIKSSDGRVIGTFGFYFRERRLPDDFHHRLVDVCVYLCALALEREEARARIRQLAFYDELTGLPNRNLLLAQAEQAIARAEPERKRVAVLFLDLDRFKQVNDTLGHPIGDALLRDVAQRLRRLARATDIVGRLSGDEFVMLMPDFEHGRLTAAAEHVLVALAQPFSVGGITLNPSVSIGISVFPENGRDMDTLLRHADMAMYQAKTAGRNRISFFSAEMNRQAQERLALEAALRDALEAKALRLHYQPQVGLKNGQLYGVEALARWRHPTLGDISPARFVPLAEECGLIGDLGDWAVHEACSQLAVWRAKGLRVPSVSVNLSATNFHNLNLPRMIEATLAEFGLAAADLMLEITEGVVLDATAGTLRTIAELHRLGVRLSMDDFGTGYSSLGHLRRLIVDELKLDRSFVQGLESDDAARALTSAVIRIGESLSLPVVAEGVENEEQRRFLIEQGCAAGQGFLFSPPLPAEDLEEWLRGRP; encoded by the coding sequence ATGCTTGATTCTTATCCAGGCGTCACCGACGAGCGCCCACAAGGCGCCGCATGGCATCCGGGCACTTACCTGGCGTCCATGGATAGGGCGCTGCTGCTGTTCGATTTCAACCCGGCCGGTTCCTTGTTGAACGCCAACGCGAACTTTCTCGCCTTGGTGGGCCATGCCCGCGAAGAGGCCCTGGCGCTGCGCCACGACATGCTGTGCGACAGCATGGACGAGGGCAAGGGCATCGTCGGCGGCGAGCAGGTCTGGGCCAGGCTGCTGGGCGGCAAGCACTTTACCGGCACCTGCCGCTACCGCAAGAAGGACGGCAGCTTCGTCTGGATCGAAGCCACCTACATGCCCATCGCCGACGACGCCGGCGAAGTGGTCCGCATTTCCGTCATCTCCCGCAAATCCATTGCCGACGCCGATCGCCAGGAGGAGGTCCGCCTCTTGCTGCTGGGCATCAACGAAACCGGCAACGCCGTCGCGGTGTCGGGCAAGGACGGCCGCATCGTCTATGTGAACGACGGCTTTCAGCGCATGCTGGGCTTCGCCCGCGGCGACGCCGTGAACCAGGAACTGGGGGAACTGCTGGCGGGTGGCAGGCCGGACGGCGGCACGCGCGAAGAATTGGACCGCCGCATCGCCTGCCGCGAGGGTTACCACAAGGACGTGCTGGTCTACGACCGCGCCGGCCGGCCGCTGTGGGTGTCGGTGATGGCGAACTCCGTGTTCGACGAACGCGGCGCGCTGGTCAACATCGTGGATGTCTTGACCGACATCACGCCTACCAAGGTGCATGAAGTGCTGCAGCGCCGCGTGCTGCAGGCCATGGTGAACGAGGCCTCGGTGGTCGAGGTCATGAACATGGTGTGCCGCGAGGTCGAGCGCTTGGCGCCCGAAGTCGCCGCCAGCGTGCTGCGCGTGGACGACGCGGGTCTGCTGCGGCCCCTGGCCGCGCCCAGCCTGCCGCAAGCCTATGCCGATGCCCTGGACGGCGTGGCCATCGGACCGCAGGCGGGCGCTTGCGGCACCTCCGCCTTCCTGGGCCGGCCGGTGATCGTGCCGGACATCTCCACCGATCCGCTGTGGGACGATTACCGCCACTTGCCTCTGCCGGACGACGTGAAGGCCTGCTGGTCGTCGCCGATCAAGTCGAGCGACGGCCGGGTGATAGGTACCTTCGGCTTCTATTTCCGTGAGCGGCGCCTGCCCGACGATTTCCACCACCGGCTGGTGGACGTGTGCGTCTATCTCTGCGCGCTGGCGCTGGAACGCGAAGAGGCGCGCGCCCGCATCCGGCAACTGGCGTTCTACGACGAACTGACGGGGCTGCCCAACCGCAACCTGCTGCTGGCGCAGGCGGAACAGGCGATCGCGCGCGCGGAGCCCGAGCGCAAGCGGGTCGCGGTGTTGTTCCTGGACCTGGACCGCTTCAAGCAGGTCAACGATACGCTGGGCCATCCCATTGGCGACGCGCTGCTGCGCGACGTGGCGCAGCGTCTGCGCCGTCTGGCGCGCGCGACGGACATCGTGGGCCGCTTGTCCGGCGACGAGTTCGTGATGCTGATGCCGGACTTCGAACACGGCCGCCTGACGGCCGCGGCCGAACATGTGTTGGTGGCGCTGGCGCAGCCGTTCTCGGTGGGCGGCATTACGCTGAATCCGTCGGTCAGCATCGGCATCAGCGTGTTCCCGGAAAACGGGCGCGACATGGATACGCTGCTGCGCCATGCCGACATGGCGATGTACCAGGCCAAGACGGCGGGGCGCAATCGCATTTCCTTCTTCAGCGCCGAGATGAACCGGCAGGCTCAAGAGCGCCTGGCGTTGGAAGCCGCCTTGCGCGATGCGTTGGAGGCCAAGGCGTTGCGGCTGCATTATCAGCCGCAGGTGGGGCTGAAGAACGGCCAACTGTACGGCGTCGAGGCGCTGGCGCGGTGGCGTCATCCGACCTTGGGTGATATTTCGCCGGCGCGTTTTGTGCCGCTGGCCGAGGAATGCGGGCTGATCGGCGATCTGGGCGACTGGGCGGTGCACGAGGCTTGCTCGCAGCTGGCGGTGTGGCGGGCCAAGGGCCTGCGGGTGCCTTCGGTGTCGGTGAACCTGTCGGCGACGAATTTCCACAACCTGAATCTGCCGCGGATGATCGAGGCGACGTTGGCGGAGTTCGGGCTGGCGGCGGCGGATCTGATGCTGGAAATCACGGAAGGCGTGGTGCTGGATGCGACCGCGGGTACGTTGCGGACCATTGCTGAGCTGCACCGCCTGGGCGTGCGGCTGTCGATGGATGATTTCGGCACCGGCTATTCCAGCCTGGGGCATTTGCGGCGGCTGATCGTGGACGAACTGAAGCTGGATCGCAGTTTCGTGCAGGGGCTGGAGAG
- the siaC gene encoding biofilm regulation phosphoprotein SiaC → MKDLNIPGTQSTPAITADTAAGVLAMRGDSYPENSFELFGPVIEWVEAYLLSSAAPLKLELELLYLNTSSIKSVMDIFDLLEAAHGKGREVSVTWFYDMRNERVGELAEEFKEDCTFPFSVIGRQ, encoded by the coding sequence ATGAAAGATCTGAACATTCCCGGGACCCAGTCCACGCCCGCCATCACCGCCGACACCGCTGCCGGCGTGTTGGCGATGCGCGGCGACTCCTATCCCGAGAATTCCTTCGAACTCTTCGGTCCCGTGATCGAATGGGTCGAAGCCTACCTGCTGAGCAGCGCCGCGCCCCTGAAGCTGGAACTCGAGCTGCTGTACCTGAACACCAGCAGCATCAAGTCCGTCATGGACATCTTCGATCTGCTGGAGGCCGCCCACGGCAAGGGCCGCGAGGTCAGCGTGACCTGGTTCTATGACATGCGCAATGAGCGCGTCGGCGAGCTGGCCGAGGAATTCAAGGAAGACTGCACCTTTCCATTTTCAGTCATCGGCCGCCAATGA
- the siaD gene encoding biofilm regulation diguanylate cyclase SiaD translates to MKSDAAQLDKRIAELLADPAYEGHPLREALGALWRHTGEQMARIERVTQLSDAYQSMAHERELGLCDRFDRQLRRLTRIARISDHYQSMMRDLNSALLETSNRDPLTGLLNRRALMEMIKQEVLRVSRGGSTFVVAMLDVDHFKSVNDRYGHETGDRALVELAGVLGKNLREYDLCGRWGGEEFLVLLPSTQPEDAQRVMDRLVGAVRALAITVGDGVLRLTVSIGMAYHQLGETFSETLSRADQALYLAKQDGRDRVELGFPKR, encoded by the coding sequence ATGAAATCCGACGCCGCCCAGCTGGACAAGCGCATCGCCGAATTGCTGGCGGATCCCGCCTATGAAGGCCATCCGCTGCGCGAAGCGCTGGGCGCGCTATGGCGGCATACCGGCGAGCAGATGGCGCGCATCGAGCGCGTGACCCAGTTGTCGGACGCCTACCAGAGCATGGCGCATGAGCGCGAACTGGGCCTGTGCGACCGGTTCGACCGGCAGTTGCGCCGCCTGACCCGTATCGCGCGCATCTCGGACCACTATCAAAGCATGATGCGGGACCTGAATTCCGCCTTGCTGGAAACCTCCAATCGCGATCCCCTGACCGGTCTCCTGAACCGGCGCGCCTTGATGGAAATGATCAAGCAGGAGGTGCTGCGCGTGTCCCGCGGCGGCTCGACTTTCGTCGTGGCAATGCTGGACGTGGATCACTTCAAGTCGGTCAACGACCGTTATGGCCATGAAACGGGCGACCGCGCGCTGGTCGAGCTGGCTGGCGTGCTGGGCAAGAACCTGCGCGAATACGATCTGTGCGGCCGCTGGGGCGGCGAGGAGTTCCTGGTGCTGTTGCCCAGCACCCAGCCCGAGGACGCCCAGCGCGTGATGGACAGGCTGGTGGGTGCGGTGCGCGCCCTGGCGATCACGGTGGGGGATGGCGTGTTGAGATTGACGGTCAGCATAGGCATGGCATATCACCAGTTGGGAGAAACCTTCTCTGAAACGCTCAGCCGCGCGGACCAGGCCTTGTACCTGGCCAAGCAGGACGGACGCGACCGCGTCGAACTCGGGTTTCCCAAGCGCTGA